The genomic interval TTTGGACAGGCCGTGGCACATCAAGTGTGTCCAGTGCTGCGAATGCAAATGTAGTCTGACAGAGAAGTGCTTCTCTAGGGATGGGAGACTGTATTGTAAGAACGACTTCTTTAGGTAAGCCTCCAACGCGTTTATTTCTTCAATTCAAGAAGAAGGAAAGGCACtatattctttttgtttctttctttttttttttacaggtgtgaaattttattttattttactttttttttagataaactGCAATATTTGACAATTGAGAATTTCCCTCAATAAACTAAGAAAGTGAAAAGTCGATGAAATGGATAAGTGATTGGAAAATATTGGCTCGCATTGCTTTATACTTggattattatttatatttttgttgttagcatttttttttatttgtctgagtgttattttctgttaaaaatcgAGTGGAAATGGTAACAAACATTGGGCCTGACAATTATTGTGCTCATATAACTAAATGCAACTAAATATAGTTTTACCATATTGTTGGAAAAACTAAGGCCTTTTGTGCTTTCGGTTACgatgattaaaatgtttatttatatattcatatttattgacGACGTTATAGTCTGCTAAAACTTTggccttttcttcttcttcttcttcttcttcttcttcttttttcattattattatttattacctTATCTTTCCTGAACAGGAGATTTGGGACCAAGTGTGGAGGTTGCTCACAGGGGATTTTGCCCAGTGATCTTGTCCGCAGGGCCAAAAGCAAAGTGTTTCACCTCAACTGTTTCACCTGCATGATGTGTAACAAGCAGCTGTCCACCGGGGAGGAGCTGTACATCCTGGACGAGTTCAAGTTTGTCTGCAAGGAGGACTACCAGAACAACAACGGGAAGGACACGATCCTCCTGTCAGGTGAACTCATCGAATCTTAccttattgtttgtttttttttaaatgaatatatatatatatatatataatattttactgCCGAATTCAGATCCACTCCTATAACTGTTCCCTTTCGCGACAGTCACGACGTGCAGCGACCCGAGCCTCTCGCCGGACTCGCAGGACCCGCAGGACGACGGGAAGGACTCGGAGGGCGGACACGTGTCCGACAAGGAGGCGTGCGGCAACGACAACGACGAGCAGAGCGCCGTCGGCAAGCGGCGCGGGCCCCGGACCACCATCAAGGCCAAGCAGCTGGAGACGCTGAAGGCTGCGTTCGCGGCCACGCCGAAGCCCACCAGGCACATCCGGGAGCAGCTGTCCCGGGAGACCGGCCTCAACATGAGGGTGATCCAGGTGAGGAGGCGGTCATGCTCTCGGGATAACAGCAggagtcatttaaaaaaaataaaataaaataaagttgtcTAAAAACCCAGAGTTTGGTGTGACGAAGTTCGGAAGAGTATTTGGGTTCAAACTAGATTAAacatcatttcatttcatttgtttttttattattattatttctgcatTCCCAGCTCTTTCTTTATTTCGTTTGTCCCCCAATCAAAAGACTTCACAATATTCTTGGCTTATCTCTTTCTCTCCAACACtcataaaacaaactgttagaACACAACCAATAAGATCCGAGAAacaatttgcatattttaattggCATAGTTTTCTAATAAATGCACACTTCTGAGTCGTGATTATGTAAGCTTAAGGTCTTAAAGACGCTCAAATAAACAAGCGaatgaataataattattgAGCTTTTGGCTGTTCTTCGCCAtttaaaagaaaccaaaaatcagaattggtttGTGATTAAGGCTTAACTGTTACTGAAGTAACAAACTAACCACTGATGTTACATTCATTGACAGGAGCTGCTAAGAATCCCAGCTTGTAAGTCTGACTTTATGCAAAGTCACACAAGCGTCATTATTCTTGTTTctatcaaaaaaaaacaacttttttttaaaaagtctgatgGCATTAGTTTTTACGGAACTCTTCTATTTATTCATAATGCCATTCATATTAACACAtcacactgttttgttttgttttttttttacagattttaatatCAACCAttcaaattgtaaaaataatatcaataaaCCAATTATAATTAGTTGATATTATAATGCCTACATTCTACCaaggtttattattttgttttggtgaccAATCCTTCCTAATTAGTTAAAGAAGAGTGTTTCTGAAGTCAGTTGTTAGCTTAATTTGTTCTGTCTTGTTTTCAACAGATATCAGTGTATTTATGCATTCTAGTGGATTTCACCAACTCTATAAACGCAGATAACTGCTATGTGACTTGGCTGAGACATTATGTTTGTTGGAACACAATTTTTATCCAGCTTTGGTATTGTTTAGTGACAGCGCTAAAGTTGAAGTCAAACTTGTTAGCAAGCTTGACTTCCTAGCTGTGGTTGGGCTTGTTTATCTTATCACAATAATTAGTCAGAACTGAGCAGCCTCggttcagtaaaaatatttttaaaatataaataccataaagctgaaaacaattatttagaCATTCCATGGGTGTTCAACTTCCAAAACTTCTGTTCATAAATatcaatgaaacaaataaaatgtgtgcacatttttacagtaaGCTGTATTGCTGAAATTCTTTATCAACAGATTGCTTCATCAGTCTTTGATGGACCTTCACACAACAAATGAGAAATTGTTGACTGAGCCAAAATATACAACTTATATAagtatataagtatatatacttatatatatataagtatatatatatacttatatatatataagtatataagtatatatacttatatatatataagtatatatatatacttatatatatataagtatatatatatatacttatatatatatatatatatatatatatatatatatatatatatatatatatatatatatatatatatatataagttccaaattacactttgttttaaattaccttTAGAAATTAACATGCTTGGATAACACTCAAGCAGTTGAATGGCTAATATTTAATAACCTGAAGAATGTgagttttcagcaacaaaaaaaagaaacttgcaTGTTTTTTCTACTGCTtccttatttaatattttctgttttgtttgttattttaagaTTTCACAATAGATTCTTGATATCGAGTGAAACAGCCTTTTCGTTTGATATCAACGAAAGAGTATCTACCCATTTTATTAATTCGTCTATATTCTCTAAGTAAAAGTGTTATTCGTGTCTCCTTAAGGTTTGGTTCCAGAACCGGAGGTCCAAAGAGCGACGCATGAAGCAGCTGAGCGCGCTGAGCGCGCGGAGACACGTGTTTTTCCGGAGTCCGAGGAGAATGAGGTCTCTAGGAGAGAGACTGGAACCAGGAGAGCTCGGCCATTTCTCTTATTATGGAGGTGAGATGCTCGACGGaatcatttatttgataaaacgtcataagcttaaaaaaagggggggggggggagaaacgTTTCCAAATTGTTTCGTTCTCTGTGTTTTGACGCGACCCATGCGCTAATCCCACCTCTCACAAACGCAGATTATCCGAGCGAATACTACGGCCCAGGTGGGAATTACGAGTACTTCCAAGGCCCCCCTTCGTCCCAGGCTCAGACCCCCGCAGATTTGGGCTTTGTACCCTCGACGGTCCCCGCCGGCACCCCGTTAGGAGCCATggaccaccaccaccacccccaCCAACACGCAGGGGTGGGGCAGCACCACTGCGGCGCAGAAGTGCAGTGCTTCTCGGACGGCGCGTCGCACCACCCCGCGGACTCGCCCAGCCCGGAGCCCAGCGGGCCCGGCTCCATTCACAGCATCTCCAGCGAGATGTGCGGGCCCGGCACGCCGTTCACGGCCGTGTCTCTCAGCGACAACGGATACACCAACCAGCTGTCACAGCCGTCCTCGGAACTGAGTGAAGGCACTGCCTGGTAATCCAGCTAAAACAAAgcacactttatttatttatttatttatttatttatttatttatttatttatttatttatttatttatttatatatcattAAGGCACTTTTTTtgacaagatttttttaatatttaaatattaaaaaagtttaaatgtgaatgACTGCCAGTATTTCTCAAGTTCCATGCCTCATTGATCAAGCAATAAGCAAAAGCAACTACAGGAACTTTAGTTAGTTTCAGAAGTTGGGCAGCAAAAGTCATTATAAACAATCTCAAAATTCAACCTTATCAAAATTCAACTTTACCAAGTCAGTCCGGGGGTTTTAAAAGACAGCCAAAGGGTGTCGGGTGAGACTGGCTGAACCTACAAAACCTCCGACAAACCTTCAAACCCGTGTTcaagtaaataaatgtgacatttgtttGGAGAGGAAGATGTGAAACGCTCTATTCCCTTTGTTTACATTGAACTTTGTCTTCAGTTGATTGATAAAGAAGTTTTAGAGTATTATTTTACATGACCATCTGGGAGGTTTTTGCAGCACTGTCTACTCTAAGATCTACTTGTCTGAGATTCTGACATGAACATGCatgatgtactgtatatgttttaTACAAACTGATTCACAGAACTTTGTCtctttgtaatgatgtaaaataGGATTTTATCATTTAGTGACAAATCACAAATTATGACTGTGACGCCCAGTAGATCAGTACAGTGCGTCTCTCAGGACTGTGATcagatttgggtttttttgtaacGTCTTTACATGTCTGCCTTCAGAATGATATCTTTGTATGTCTGATGATTTTATATTGGTGAAGAACGATGATTTGGCTTCGACATGAGTCCAGCTGTAAGTGGATTAATGAAGAAATATTGTAGCCTACAGAACAGTAAATGGTTTTCTGAAAGCTCTGCTGCTCGAGTGTTTGATTTCAGTGAAATGTTGTCTTTCGGTTGGAGAAACAGTTTAAGGCTAACATGGATCCAGTCTTGCACTTTTAGCTGTTCCAACGCATACAGTTTCAACAAACTCtgtctaaaaaataaacaagtaagCAATAAAAGGGGGCTTTTCTATATAGATTCAAATATAAAACTGCTGGATTTCACAATCTTCTATTATACAAATGTTTCCCCTACTACTGGATTGGCTTATTCGTCGattatatgtaaaatatgtgcAACCTATTAGTCAATTTgataattgtattattttatcattaagaTTTATAAGGTCATGTCATATTTTGATGATATGACATATT from Xiphophorus maculatus strain JP 163 A chromosome 11, X_maculatus-5.0-male, whole genome shotgun sequence carries:
- the LOC102222617 gene encoding LIM/homeobox protein Lhx1-like, coding for MLHCADCEKPILDRFLLKVLDRPWHIKCVQCCECKCSLTEKCFSRDGRLYCKNDFFRRFGTKCGGCSQGILPSDLVRRAKSKVFHLNCFTCMMCNKQLSTGEELYILDEFKFVCKEDYQNNNGKDTILLSVTTCSDPSLSPDSQDPQDDGKDSEGGHVSDKEACGNDNDEQSAVGKRRGPRTTIKAKQLETLKAAFAATPKPTRHIREQLSRETGLNMRVIQVWFQNRRSKERRMKQLSALSARRHVFFRSPRRMRSLGERLEPGELGHFSYYGDYPSEYYGPGGNYEYFQGPPSSQAQTPADLGFVPSTVPAGTPLGAMDHHHHPHQHAGVGQHHCGAEVQCFSDGASHHPADSPSPEPSGPGSIHSISSEMCGPGTPFTAVSLSDNGYTNQLSQPSSELSEGTAW